The following are from one region of the Carassius auratus strain Wakin chromosome 43, ASM336829v1, whole genome shotgun sequence genome:
- the irf8 gene encoding interferon regulatory factor 8, which yields MNPGGRRLKQWLIEQINSNIYNGLLWEDENRTMFRIPWKHAGKQDYNQEVDASIFKAWAIFKGKFKEGDKAEPATWKTRLRCALNKSPDFEEVTDRSQLDISEPYKVYRIVPEEEQKLGKGTVSALSGCSTDTEMGCSPNLDELLKESSNDEYIGILKRSHSPLDESSNMTSVQEWWQQGSHNAAVHQDPAGTFNAAFSQMMICFYYGGRLVGSTVTTHPEGCRISPCQPLLAKGFLYGPDSLQNIHFPFADLIENERQRQVTRKLFSHLERGVLLRANREGIFIKRLCQSRVFWSGQDPQYNPNPCKLERDAVVKIFDTARFLQALQLYQEGHYQPPEPTVTLCFGEEFHDFSTVKSKLIIVQITALNCQQLVDAVTARRSQYSSGNLEVSDDMASDQMARIYQDLCSYPVPQRATSFRDNLPIPV from the exons ATGAATCCGGGTGGTCGCAGACTAAAACAGTGGCTTATAGAACAAATCAACAGTAACATATACAATGGACTGCTATGGGAGGATGAGAACCGCACCATGTTCAGAATCCCCTGGAAACATGCGGGAAAACAAGATTACAACCAGGAGGTGGATGCGTCCATCTTCAAA GCGTGGGCGATATTTAAAGGGAAGTTTAAGGAGGGGGATAAAGCTGAACCAGCAACATGGAAGACCAGATTGCGCTGTGCACTCAACAAGAGCCCAGATTTTGAGGAAGTTACTGACCGTTCCCAGCTTGACATCTCTGAGCCTTACAAAGTGTACCGGATTGTGCCAGAGGAGGAACAGAAGT tggGTAAAGGCACAGTCTCTGCTCTTTCCGGTTGCAGCACAGATACTGAAATGGGCTGCTCACCAAACTTGGATGAACTTCTTAAAGAG TCCTCAAATGATGAATACATAGGCATCCTGAAGCGTAGTCATTCTCCCCTTGATGAAAGCAGTAACATGACTTCAGTGCAGGAATGGTGGCAGCAGGGATCTCACAATG CTGCTGTTCATCAAGATCCTGCAGGTACATTCAATGctg CGTTCTCTCAGATGATGATTTGTTTCTACTATGGAGGTCGGCTGGTGGGAAGCACAGTTACCACTCATCCAGAAGGCTGCCGTATCTCTCCCTGCCAGCCTCTTCTGGCTAAGGGCTTCTTGTATGGACCAGACAGCCTCCAGAACATCCACTTCCCATTTGCAGATCTCATTGAGAACGAGCGCCAGCGACAAGTCACCCGTAAACTTTTTAGTCATTTGGAGCGTGGCGTACTGCTGCGTGCTAACAGAGAGGGCATTTTTATTAAGCGTCTGTGCCAGAGCAGAGTGTTCTGGAGTGGCCAGGACCCTCAGTACAACCCCAACCCCTGCAAGCTAGAGCGAGATGCCGTGGTAAAGATCTTTGATACTGCCAGGTTCCTGCAAG CTCTGCAGTTATATCAGGAAGGTCATTATCAGCCTCCAGAGCCCACTGTCACACTCTGTTTTGGGGAAGAGTTTCATGATTTCAGCACTGTCAAGAGTAAATTAATCATTGTGCAG ATCACAGCATTGAACTGTCAGCAGTTGGTGGATGCAGTGACTGCTCGGCGATCCCAGTACAGCAGTGGGAATCTGGAAGTCTCAGATGACATGGCGAGTGATCAGATGGCTCGAATATATCAGGATCTATGCAGCTACCCGGTTCCTCAAAGAGCCACCAGTTTCAGGGACAACCTGCCAATTCCAGTCTGA